One Cucumis sativus cultivar 9930 chromosome 1, Cucumber_9930_V3, whole genome shotgun sequence DNA segment encodes these proteins:
- the LOC101220874 gene encoding ankyrin repeat-containing protein ITN1 isoform X2 translates to MVEYLLTKQELWGTFTVMDSITRDEENLLHISAGSKHSGIVEKLMEKMSSDEVALKNKHNNTALCFAAISGPVRNAELIVKKNSELPLIHGFENKTPLFMAISCKRREMASYLLQVTDIDKFNIQEQFELLIASIHSNFYDMSMKIFEKNEKLAIVEDENNNNELALLVLARKSSAIGGRKRFNFWKKSINNHCFKGIYRKDMMKKFARKLVKQLWLAFQKNFPRNDNFIKLSTRLLHDAAKAGNVEFLIILIESNPDIVWEEDDDGKTIFHIAVENRLENVFNLIHHNSGVKDFSTKYKTLKGNYNILHLAAKLAALNHLNKVSGAALQMQRELLWFKEVEKIVLPSQLEAKCDTDDVSIKLTPRELFTKEHAHLRRKGEEWMKNTANSCMLVATLIATVVFAAAFTIPGGGNESTGTPIHRQEVWFTVFVMSDAAGLITSSSSILLFLSMLTSRYAEDDFLHSLPLRLLFGLTMLFFSIVCMVIAFTAAFFLIYHEANIGVPITIAAMAIIPIGCCALQFKLWIDTFHNTFLSRFLFKPRQRKFLSSYSVLVNLARDIAN, encoded by the exons ATGGTTGAATACCTGTTAACAAAACAAGAGTTGTGGGGAACATTTACTGTAATGGATTCAATAACAAGAGATGAAGAGAACCTTCTTCATATTTCTGCTGGATCAAAGCATAGTGGTATTGTAGAAAAGTTGATGGAGAAAATGAGTTCAGATGAGGTGgcattgaaaaacaaacataataaCACTGCCCTTTGCTTTGCTGCTATATCAGGACCTGTCAGAAATGCTGAGTtaatagtgaaaaaaaattctgaaCTTCCACTTATTCATGgctttgaaaataaaactccATTGTTCATGGCCATTTCTTGCAAACGCAGAGAGATGGCTTCTTACCTTCTCCAAGTCACTGACATCGACAAATTCAACATCCAAGAGCAATTTGAGCTACTTATTGCCTCCATACATAGCAACTTCTATG ACATGAGTATgaagatttttgaaaaaaatgagaagttaGCAATTGTGGAAGACGAAAATAACAACAATGAGCTTGCATTGCTTGTGCTAGCCAGAAAATCATCAGCAATCGGTGGCAGGAAGAGATTCAACTTTTGGAAAAAGTCCATCAATAATCATt GCTTCAAAGGAATCTACAGAAAAGATATGATGAAGAAGTTCGCTCGTAAATTAGTTAAACAATTATGGCTGGCTTTTCAGAAAAACTTCCCACGAAATGACAACTTCATTAAACTATCTACAAGACTACTACACGATGCTGCAAAAGCAGGAAACGTTgagtttttaattatactaATCGAATCAAATCCAGATATTGTAtgggaagaagatgatgatgggaAGACCATTTTTCACATAGCTGTCGAAAATCGACTCGAGAATGTGTTCAATCTAATACATCACAATAGTGGAGTGAAGGACTTCTCAACAAAGTATAAAACTCTTAAGGGTAACTATAACATTTTACATTTGGCTGCAAAACTAGCTGCTTTAAACCATCTCAATAAGGTCTCAGGAGCTGCACTTCAAATGCAACGTGAATTACTTTGGTTTAAGGAAGTGGAGAAGATAGTTTTGCCTTCTCAATTGGAGGCCAAATGTGATACAGATGATGTTTCTATCAAGTTAACACCACGTGAATTATTCACCAAAGAACATGCGCATCTTCGCCGAAAAGGCGAGGAGTGGATGAAGAACACTGCAAACTCATGTATGCTTGTTGCCACTCTAATCGCCACAGTAGTTTTCGCTGCAGCCTTTACAATACCTGGTGGTGGAAACGAAAGTACTGGCACTCCTATTCATAGACAGGAAGTTTGGTTCACTGTTTTTGTAATGTCGGATGCAGCTGGTTTGATCACATCCTCAAGttctattttgttgtttttatcgATGCTAACTTCTCGTTATGCAGAAGACGACTTTTTGCATTCACTGCCTTTAAGATTGCTGTTTGGACTCACAATGCTATTCTTCTCCATCGTATGCATGGTCATCGCCTTTACTGCAGCCTTCTTTTTGATCTACCATGAGGCTAACATTGGTGTTCCCATCACTATTGCTGCAATGGCAATTATTCCAATTGGTTGTTGTGCACTTCAATTCAAACTGTGGATCGACACTTTTCACAACACTTTTTTGTctagatttctttttaagcCTCGTCAACGAAAATTTCTCTCATCGTATTCAGTTCTTGTAAATCTTGCACGTGATATAGCAAACTAG
- the LOC101220874 gene encoding ankyrin repeat-containing protein ITN1 isoform X1, with translation MRKSKSSPSIPIQSGSLSLTTTTTTTSSHHEQVEIVVEGQPIIPPPSTAADDSQLPPTAADQLTLCNPTEPDSQTIDGAEADDSDLKAKVPSFGTFIYHEFRRSLLHQAALGGNWGMVEYLLTKQELWGTFTVMDSITRDEENLLHISAGSKHSGIVEKLMEKMSSDEVALKNKHNNTALCFAAISGPVRNAELIVKKNSELPLIHGFENKTPLFMAISCKRREMASYLLQVTDIDKFNIQEQFELLIASIHSNFYDMSMKIFEKNEKLAIVEDENNNNELALLVLARKSSAIGGRKRFNFWKKSINNHCFKGIYRKDMMKKFARKLVKQLWLAFQKNFPRNDNFIKLSTRLLHDAAKAGNVEFLIILIESNPDIVWEEDDDGKTIFHIAVENRLENVFNLIHHNSGVKDFSTKYKTLKGNYNILHLAAKLAALNHLNKVSGAALQMQRELLWFKEVEKIVLPSQLEAKCDTDDVSIKLTPRELFTKEHAHLRRKGEEWMKNTANSCMLVATLIATVVFAAAFTIPGGGNESTGTPIHRQEVWFTVFVMSDAAGLITSSSSILLFLSMLTSRYAEDDFLHSLPLRLLFGLTMLFFSIVCMVIAFTAAFFLIYHEANIGVPITIAAMAIIPIGCCALQFKLWIDTFHNTFLSRFLFKPRQRKFLSSYSVLVNLARDIAN, from the exons ATGAGAAAGTCGAAGAGTTCCCCTTCAATTCCAATTCAAAGTGGTAGTTTAAGCCTAACAACAACTACTACTACTACATCTTCACATCATGAGCAAGTAGAGATTGTTGTTGAAGGCCAACCCATTATTCCTCCGCCCTCTACGGCGGCTGACGACTCCCAATTGCCACCCACTGCTGCTGATCAGTTAACATTGTGCAATCCCACGGAGCCGGATAGCCAGACAATAGATGGGGCAGAAGCAGATGATTCGGATCTAAAAGCCAAGGTTCCAAGTTTTG GTACTTTTATATATCACGAATTCAGAAGAAGCTTACTACATCAAGCTGCATTGGGCGGAAATTGGGGAATGGTTGAATACCTGTTAACAAAACAAGAGTTGTGGGGAACATTTACTGTAATGGATTCAATAACAAGAGATGAAGAGAACCTTCTTCATATTTCTGCTGGATCAAAGCATAGTGGTATTGTAGAAAAGTTGATGGAGAAAATGAGTTCAGATGAGGTGgcattgaaaaacaaacataataaCACTGCCCTTTGCTTTGCTGCTATATCAGGACCTGTCAGAAATGCTGAGTtaatagtgaaaaaaaattctgaaCTTCCACTTATTCATGgctttgaaaataaaactccATTGTTCATGGCCATTTCTTGCAAACGCAGAGAGATGGCTTCTTACCTTCTCCAAGTCACTGACATCGACAAATTCAACATCCAAGAGCAATTTGAGCTACTTATTGCCTCCATACATAGCAACTTCTATG ACATGAGTATgaagatttttgaaaaaaatgagaagttaGCAATTGTGGAAGACGAAAATAACAACAATGAGCTTGCATTGCTTGTGCTAGCCAGAAAATCATCAGCAATCGGTGGCAGGAAGAGATTCAACTTTTGGAAAAAGTCCATCAATAATCATt GCTTCAAAGGAATCTACAGAAAAGATATGATGAAGAAGTTCGCTCGTAAATTAGTTAAACAATTATGGCTGGCTTTTCAGAAAAACTTCCCACGAAATGACAACTTCATTAAACTATCTACAAGACTACTACACGATGCTGCAAAAGCAGGAAACGTTgagtttttaattatactaATCGAATCAAATCCAGATATTGTAtgggaagaagatgatgatgggaAGACCATTTTTCACATAGCTGTCGAAAATCGACTCGAGAATGTGTTCAATCTAATACATCACAATAGTGGAGTGAAGGACTTCTCAACAAAGTATAAAACTCTTAAGGGTAACTATAACATTTTACATTTGGCTGCAAAACTAGCTGCTTTAAACCATCTCAATAAGGTCTCAGGAGCTGCACTTCAAATGCAACGTGAATTACTTTGGTTTAAGGAAGTGGAGAAGATAGTTTTGCCTTCTCAATTGGAGGCCAAATGTGATACAGATGATGTTTCTATCAAGTTAACACCACGTGAATTATTCACCAAAGAACATGCGCATCTTCGCCGAAAAGGCGAGGAGTGGATGAAGAACACTGCAAACTCATGTATGCTTGTTGCCACTCTAATCGCCACAGTAGTTTTCGCTGCAGCCTTTACAATACCTGGTGGTGGAAACGAAAGTACTGGCACTCCTATTCATAGACAGGAAGTTTGGTTCACTGTTTTTGTAATGTCGGATGCAGCTGGTTTGATCACATCCTCAAGttctattttgttgtttttatcgATGCTAACTTCTCGTTATGCAGAAGACGACTTTTTGCATTCACTGCCTTTAAGATTGCTGTTTGGACTCACAATGCTATTCTTCTCCATCGTATGCATGGTCATCGCCTTTACTGCAGCCTTCTTTTTGATCTACCATGAGGCTAACATTGGTGTTCCCATCACTATTGCTGCAATGGCAATTATTCCAATTGGTTGTTGTGCACTTCAATTCAAACTGTGGATCGACACTTTTCACAACACTTTTTTGTctagatttctttttaagcCTCGTCAACGAAAATTTCTCTCATCGTATTCAGTTCTTGTAAATCTTGCACGTGATATAGCAAACTAG